In Sander lucioperca isolate FBNREF2018 chromosome 12, SLUC_FBN_1.2, whole genome shotgun sequence, one DNA window encodes the following:
- the plod1a gene encoding procollagen-lysine,2-oxoglutarate 5-dioxygenase 1 isoform X3: protein MRLSPLLLFPGIFVCALFPLTNCEEQQIPEEKLLVVTVATKETDGFKRFLGSAKHFNYTVKVLGRGQKWMSGDYMSGPGGGQKVRLLKEALEEMKNEDKVILFIDSYDVVFASGPKELLKKFQQARHKVVFSSESLIWPNRHLEDKYPHVIVGNRFLGSGGFIGYIPNIKEMVADWTGKDNDSDQLFFTKIYIDPVKRKSINITLDSKCRLFQNLHGALDEVVLKFEDGRVRARNVLYDTLPVVIHGNGPTKLQINYLGNYIPNTWTFETGCTVCHQDLHPLTALKESEYPLVVIGVFIQQPTPFVTMFFERLLKLQYPKNRLKLFIYNQEAHHERHISSFLKEHRSLYQDVKVVGPEEEMDEAASCNMGFDMCRKDKDCDYFFLLDIQVVLKNENTLKILIEQNLPIVAPMLTRVGRLWSNFWGALSAEGYYARSEDYVDIVQGRRVGVWNVPYVSSVYLVKASLLRSELADYELFNSNTLDPDMAFCHNIRDKGIFMYVTNMHTFGRILSTDNYQTSHLHNDLWQIFENPVDWQERYIHENYTYIMKDKLIENPCPDVYWFPIFSDVACNHLVEEMEHYGKWSGGGNKDTRIQGGYENVPTIDIHMNQINFEKEWHKFLLEYIAPITEKMYPGYYTKAQFELAFVVRYKPDEQPSLRPHHDASTFTINIALNQVGPDYQGGGCRFLRYDCSIQAPRKGWSLMHPGRLTHYHEGLPTTAGVRYIAVSFVDP from the exons AGAAACTTCTAGTTGTGACAGTTGCAACCAAAGAGACTGATGGCTTCAAGCGTTTCTTGGGGTCCGCTAAACACTTTAACTACACTGTCAAG GTTCTGGGTCGGGGTCAGAAATGGATGAGTGGCGACTACATGTCCGGTCCAGGAGGAGGCCAGAAAGTACGACTCCTTAAAGAGGCTCTGGAGGAGATGAAGAATGAGGACAAAGTCATCCTTTTTATCGACAG CTACGATGTGGTTTTCGCCTCGGGTCCCAAAGAGCTGCTCAAGAAGTTCCAACAGGCCAGACACAAGGTGGTGTTCTCCTCTGAGAGCCTGATCTGGCCCAACAGACACCTGGAGGACAAATACCCCCACGTCATCGTTGGCAACAGGTTTCTAGGCTCAGGAG GTTTCATTGGCTACATTCCCAACATTAAAGAAATGGTTGCTGACTGGACAGGAAAAGATAATGACAGTGACCAGCTGTTCTTCACTAAGATTTACATTGATCCAGTTAAAAGG aaatCCATAAATATCACACTGGACAGCAAATGCAGATTGTTCCAGAACCTTCATGGAGCCCTCG acGAGGTGGTGCTGAAGTTTGAGGATGGGCGGGTACGAGCCAGAAATGTGCTGTATGATACCCTGCCAGTCGTTATCCATGGGAACGGACCAACCAAG CTCCAGATCAACTACCTGGGTAACTACATCCCCAACACATGGACATTTGAGACAGGATGCACAGTGTGTCACCAGGACCTCCACCCACTGACAGCTCTTAAG GAGAGTGAATACCCTCTGGTGGTCATTGGTGTCTTCATTCAGCAGCCCACCCCCTTTGTGACGATGTTCTTTGAACGGCTACTAAAGCTCCAATATCCCAAAAACAGACTCAAACTCTTCATCTACAACCAG gAAGCTCATCACGAGCGTCACATCAGCTCTTTCCTGAAGGAGCATAGAAGCCTTTATCAGGATGTCAAAGTCGTCGGGCCTGAAGAGGAGATGGACGAAGCTGCctcctgcaacatgggctt TGACATGTGCCGGAAGGACAAGGACTGTGACTATTTCTTCCTCTTGGACATTCAAGTGGTCTTAAAGAATGAGAACACACTTAAAATTCTCATTGAACAAAACCT GCCTATTGTGGCACCGATGCTAACTCGAGTTGGTCGACTGTGGAGCAACTTCTGGGGAGCCCTGAGTGCAGAAGGCTACTACGCCCGGTCGGAGGACTACGTGGACATAGTTCAAGGACGCAGAGT GGGTGTGTGGAATGTCCCGTACGTGTCCAGCGTGTACCTGGTGAAGGCCAGCCTGCTTCGATCGGAGCTCGCAGACTACGAGCTGTTTAACTCAAACACCTTAGACCCCGACATGGCTTTCTGCCACAACATCCGCGACAAG GGAATCTTCATGTACGTAACCAACATGCACACTTTCGGCCGCATCCTGTCAACAGACAACTATCAGACGAGCCATCTTCATAATGATCTGTGGCAGATCTTTGAAAACCCTGTG GACTGGCAGGAGCGCTACATTCATGAGAACTACACTTACATCATGAAAGACAAGCTGATTGAAAAT CCTTGTCCCGATGTGTACTGGTTCCCAATTTTCTCTGATGTTGCTTGTAACCACCTTGTTGAAGAAATGGAACATTACGGGAAATGGTCAGGAGGAGGCAATAAG GACACCAGAATCCAAGGTGGCTATGAGAATGTCCCCACTATCGATATCCACATGAATCAAATCAACTTTGAAAAGGAATGGCACAAGTTCTTACTGGAGTATATAGCACCAATAACGGAGAAAATGTATCCTGGTTACTACACAAAG gCTCAGTTTGAGTTGGCCTTTGTAGTTAGATATAAGCCAGACGAGCAGCCGTCTTTGAGACCGCACCATGATGCCTCCACTTTCACTATTAACATTGCGCTCAATCAAGTGGGCCCTGATTACCAG GGTGGAGGGTGCAGGTTCCTCCGCTACGACTGCTCCATCCAGGCTCCCCGTAAAGGCTGGAGCCTCATGCACCCGGGCCGCCTCACCCACTACCACGAAGGCCTGCCCACCACCGCCGGCGTGCGCTACATCGCCGTGTCCTTCGTGGATCCCTGA
- the plod1a gene encoding procollagen-lysine,2-oxoglutarate 5-dioxygenase 1 isoform X2 — translation MRLSPLLLFPGIFVCALFPLTNCEEQQIPEEKLLVVTVATKETDGFKRFLGSAKHFNYTVKVLGRGQKWMSGDYMSGPGGGQKVRLLKEALEEMKNEDKVILFIDSYDVVFASGPKELLKKFQQARHKVVFSSESLIWPNRHLEDKYPHVIVGNRFLGSGGFIGYIPNIKEMVADWTGKDNDSDQLFFTKIYIDPVKRKSINITLDSKCRLFQNLHGALDEVVLKFEDGRVRARNVLYDTLPVVIHGNGPTKLQINYLGNYIPNTWTFETGCTVCHQDLHPLTALKESEYPLVVIGVFIQQPTPFVTMFFERLLKLQYPKNRLKLFIYNQEAHHERHISSFLKEHRSLYQDVKVVGPEEEMDEAASCNMGFDMCRKDKDCDYFFLLDIQVVLKNENTLKILIEQNLPIVAPMLTRVGRLWSNFWGALSAEGYYARSEDYVDIVQGRRVGVWNVPYVSSVYLVKASLLRSELADYELFNSNTLDPDMAFCHNIRDKGIFMYVTNMHTFGRILSTDNYQTSHLHNDLWQIFENPVDWQERYIHENYTYIMKDKLIENPCPDVYWFPIFSDVACNHLVEEMEHYGKWSGGGNKDTRIQGGYENVPTIDIHMNQINFEKEWHKFLLEYIAPITEKMYPGYYTKCASPLNFVVRYKPDEQPLLAPHHDASTFTINIALNSKDIDYQGGGCRFLRYDCSIQAPRKGWSLMHPGRLTHYHEGLPTTAGVRYIAVSFVDP, via the exons AGAAACTTCTAGTTGTGACAGTTGCAACCAAAGAGACTGATGGCTTCAAGCGTTTCTTGGGGTCCGCTAAACACTTTAACTACACTGTCAAG GTTCTGGGTCGGGGTCAGAAATGGATGAGTGGCGACTACATGTCCGGTCCAGGAGGAGGCCAGAAAGTACGACTCCTTAAAGAGGCTCTGGAGGAGATGAAGAATGAGGACAAAGTCATCCTTTTTATCGACAG CTACGATGTGGTTTTCGCCTCGGGTCCCAAAGAGCTGCTCAAGAAGTTCCAACAGGCCAGACACAAGGTGGTGTTCTCCTCTGAGAGCCTGATCTGGCCCAACAGACACCTGGAGGACAAATACCCCCACGTCATCGTTGGCAACAGGTTTCTAGGCTCAGGAG GTTTCATTGGCTACATTCCCAACATTAAAGAAATGGTTGCTGACTGGACAGGAAAAGATAATGACAGTGACCAGCTGTTCTTCACTAAGATTTACATTGATCCAGTTAAAAGG aaatCCATAAATATCACACTGGACAGCAAATGCAGATTGTTCCAGAACCTTCATGGAGCCCTCG acGAGGTGGTGCTGAAGTTTGAGGATGGGCGGGTACGAGCCAGAAATGTGCTGTATGATACCCTGCCAGTCGTTATCCATGGGAACGGACCAACCAAG CTCCAGATCAACTACCTGGGTAACTACATCCCCAACACATGGACATTTGAGACAGGATGCACAGTGTGTCACCAGGACCTCCACCCACTGACAGCTCTTAAG GAGAGTGAATACCCTCTGGTGGTCATTGGTGTCTTCATTCAGCAGCCCACCCCCTTTGTGACGATGTTCTTTGAACGGCTACTAAAGCTCCAATATCCCAAAAACAGACTCAAACTCTTCATCTACAACCAG gAAGCTCATCACGAGCGTCACATCAGCTCTTTCCTGAAGGAGCATAGAAGCCTTTATCAGGATGTCAAAGTCGTCGGGCCTGAAGAGGAGATGGACGAAGCTGCctcctgcaacatgggctt TGACATGTGCCGGAAGGACAAGGACTGTGACTATTTCTTCCTCTTGGACATTCAAGTGGTCTTAAAGAATGAGAACACACTTAAAATTCTCATTGAACAAAACCT GCCTATTGTGGCACCGATGCTAACTCGAGTTGGTCGACTGTGGAGCAACTTCTGGGGAGCCCTGAGTGCAGAAGGCTACTACGCCCGGTCGGAGGACTACGTGGACATAGTTCAAGGACGCAGAGT GGGTGTGTGGAATGTCCCGTACGTGTCCAGCGTGTACCTGGTGAAGGCCAGCCTGCTTCGATCGGAGCTCGCAGACTACGAGCTGTTTAACTCAAACACCTTAGACCCCGACATGGCTTTCTGCCACAACATCCGCGACAAG GGAATCTTCATGTACGTAACCAACATGCACACTTTCGGCCGCATCCTGTCAACAGACAACTATCAGACGAGCCATCTTCATAATGATCTGTGGCAGATCTTTGAAAACCCTGTG GACTGGCAGGAGCGCTACATTCATGAGAACTACACTTACATCATGAAAGACAAGCTGATTGAAAAT CCTTGTCCCGATGTGTACTGGTTCCCAATTTTCTCTGATGTTGCTTGTAACCACCTTGTTGAAGAAATGGAACATTACGGGAAATGGTCAGGAGGAGGCAATAAG GACACCAGAATCCAAGGTGGCTATGAGAATGTCCCCACTATCGATATCCACATGAATCAAATCAACTTTGAAAAGGAATGGCACAAGTTCTTACTGGAGTATATAGCACCAATAACGGAGAAAATGTATCCTGGTTACTACACAAAG TGTGCCTCTCCCCTGAACTTTGTGGTGAGGTACAAACCGGACGAGCAGCCCCTGCTCGCCCCTCACCATGACGCCTCCACATTCACTATTAACATAGCTCTCAACAGCAAAGACATTGACTACCAG GGTGGAGGGTGCAGGTTCCTCCGCTACGACTGCTCCATCCAGGCTCCCCGTAAAGGCTGGAGCCTCATGCACCCGGGCCGCCTCACCCACTACCACGAAGGCCTGCCCACCACCGCCGGCGTGCGCTACATCGCCGTGTCCTTCGTGGATCCCTGA
- the plod1a gene encoding procollagen-lysine,2-oxoglutarate 5-dioxygenase 1 isoform X1 yields the protein MRLSPLLLFPGIFVCALFPLTNCEEQQIPEEKLLVVTVATKETDGFKRFLGSAKHFNYTVKVLGRGQKWMSGDYMSGPGGGQKVRLLKEALEEMKNEDKVILFIDSYDVVFASGPKELLKKFQQARHKVVFSSESLIWPNRHLEDKYPHVIVGNRFLGSGGFIGYIPNIKEMVADWTGKDNDSDQLFFTKIYIDPVKRKSINITLDSKCRLFQNLHGALDEVVLKFEDGRVRARNVLYDTLPVVIHGNGPTKLQINYLGNYIPNTWTFETGCTVCHQDLHPLTALKESEYPLVVIGVFIQQPTPFVTMFFERLLKLQYPKNRLKLFIYNQEAHHERHISSFLKEHRSLYQDVKVVGPEEEMDEAASCNMGFDMCRKDKDCDYFFLLDIQVVLKNENTLKILIEQNLPIVAPMLTRVGRLWSNFWGALSAEGYYARSEDYVDIVQGRRVGVWNVPYVSSVYLVKASLLRSELADYELFNSNTLDPDMAFCHNIRDKGIFMYVTNMHTFGRILSTDNYQTSHLHNDLWQIFENPVDWQERYIHENYTYIMKDKLIENPCPDVYWFPIFSDVACNHLVEEMEHYGKWSGGGNKDTRIQGGYENVPTIDIHMNQINFEKEWHKFLLEYIAPITEKMYPGYYTKCASPLNFVVRYKPDEQPLLAPHHDASTFTINIALNSKDIDYQAQFELAFVVRYKPDEQPSLRPHHDASTFTINIALNQVGPDYQGGGCRFLRYDCSIQAPRKGWSLMHPGRLTHYHEGLPTTAGVRYIAVSFVDP from the exons AGAAACTTCTAGTTGTGACAGTTGCAACCAAAGAGACTGATGGCTTCAAGCGTTTCTTGGGGTCCGCTAAACACTTTAACTACACTGTCAAG GTTCTGGGTCGGGGTCAGAAATGGATGAGTGGCGACTACATGTCCGGTCCAGGAGGAGGCCAGAAAGTACGACTCCTTAAAGAGGCTCTGGAGGAGATGAAGAATGAGGACAAAGTCATCCTTTTTATCGACAG CTACGATGTGGTTTTCGCCTCGGGTCCCAAAGAGCTGCTCAAGAAGTTCCAACAGGCCAGACACAAGGTGGTGTTCTCCTCTGAGAGCCTGATCTGGCCCAACAGACACCTGGAGGACAAATACCCCCACGTCATCGTTGGCAACAGGTTTCTAGGCTCAGGAG GTTTCATTGGCTACATTCCCAACATTAAAGAAATGGTTGCTGACTGGACAGGAAAAGATAATGACAGTGACCAGCTGTTCTTCACTAAGATTTACATTGATCCAGTTAAAAGG aaatCCATAAATATCACACTGGACAGCAAATGCAGATTGTTCCAGAACCTTCATGGAGCCCTCG acGAGGTGGTGCTGAAGTTTGAGGATGGGCGGGTACGAGCCAGAAATGTGCTGTATGATACCCTGCCAGTCGTTATCCATGGGAACGGACCAACCAAG CTCCAGATCAACTACCTGGGTAACTACATCCCCAACACATGGACATTTGAGACAGGATGCACAGTGTGTCACCAGGACCTCCACCCACTGACAGCTCTTAAG GAGAGTGAATACCCTCTGGTGGTCATTGGTGTCTTCATTCAGCAGCCCACCCCCTTTGTGACGATGTTCTTTGAACGGCTACTAAAGCTCCAATATCCCAAAAACAGACTCAAACTCTTCATCTACAACCAG gAAGCTCATCACGAGCGTCACATCAGCTCTTTCCTGAAGGAGCATAGAAGCCTTTATCAGGATGTCAAAGTCGTCGGGCCTGAAGAGGAGATGGACGAAGCTGCctcctgcaacatgggctt TGACATGTGCCGGAAGGACAAGGACTGTGACTATTTCTTCCTCTTGGACATTCAAGTGGTCTTAAAGAATGAGAACACACTTAAAATTCTCATTGAACAAAACCT GCCTATTGTGGCACCGATGCTAACTCGAGTTGGTCGACTGTGGAGCAACTTCTGGGGAGCCCTGAGTGCAGAAGGCTACTACGCCCGGTCGGAGGACTACGTGGACATAGTTCAAGGACGCAGAGT GGGTGTGTGGAATGTCCCGTACGTGTCCAGCGTGTACCTGGTGAAGGCCAGCCTGCTTCGATCGGAGCTCGCAGACTACGAGCTGTTTAACTCAAACACCTTAGACCCCGACATGGCTTTCTGCCACAACATCCGCGACAAG GGAATCTTCATGTACGTAACCAACATGCACACTTTCGGCCGCATCCTGTCAACAGACAACTATCAGACGAGCCATCTTCATAATGATCTGTGGCAGATCTTTGAAAACCCTGTG GACTGGCAGGAGCGCTACATTCATGAGAACTACACTTACATCATGAAAGACAAGCTGATTGAAAAT CCTTGTCCCGATGTGTACTGGTTCCCAATTTTCTCTGATGTTGCTTGTAACCACCTTGTTGAAGAAATGGAACATTACGGGAAATGGTCAGGAGGAGGCAATAAG GACACCAGAATCCAAGGTGGCTATGAGAATGTCCCCACTATCGATATCCACATGAATCAAATCAACTTTGAAAAGGAATGGCACAAGTTCTTACTGGAGTATATAGCACCAATAACGGAGAAAATGTATCCTGGTTACTACACAAAG TGTGCCTCTCCCCTGAACTTTGTGGTGAGGTACAAACCGGACGAGCAGCCCCTGCTCGCCCCTCACCATGACGCCTCCACATTCACTATTAACATAGCTCTCAACAGCAAAGACATTGACTACCAG gCTCAGTTTGAGTTGGCCTTTGTAGTTAGATATAAGCCAGACGAGCAGCCGTCTTTGAGACCGCACCATGATGCCTCCACTTTCACTATTAACATTGCGCTCAATCAAGTGGGCCCTGATTACCAG GGTGGAGGGTGCAGGTTCCTCCGCTACGACTGCTCCATCCAGGCTCCCCGTAAAGGCTGGAGCCTCATGCACCCGGGCCGCCTCACCCACTACCACGAAGGCCTGCCCACCACCGCCGGCGTGCGCTACATCGCCGTGTCCTTCGTGGATCCCTGA